A DNA window from Thermosynechococcaceae cyanobacterium Okahandja contains the following coding sequences:
- a CDS encoding response regulator transcription factor: MEHILLLEDETELADPLGRVLRQEGYQVDLAHDGLTAQAYWQRQRPYDLLILDWMVPPPTGLELCRLLRQAGDDTPVLFLTARDTLDDRVCGLDAGADDYLVKPFELRELLARVRALLRRRQSTPSTVLCWQDLRLDLENRLAYRGQQWISLSEKETTLLALFLKHPTELLSHEFIARQLWPEQKEVNRNLLAAQIRLLRRKIEHAGEASLIQTIYGQGYRLRPVTSPSPE; encoded by the coding sequence GTGGAACACATCCTGCTCCTAGAAGACGAAACCGAGTTAGCAGACCCCCTAGGACGAGTGTTGCGCCAGGAAGGCTATCAGGTGGACTTAGCCCACGATGGGTTAACTGCTCAGGCCTACTGGCAACGCCAACGACCCTACGACCTGCTGATTTTAGATTGGATGGTGCCGCCGCCAACGGGGCTAGAGCTTTGCCGTCTGCTGCGCCAAGCGGGCGACGATACGCCGGTGCTGTTTTTAACCGCCCGCGACACCCTCGACGATCGCGTGTGTGGCCTTGATGCCGGGGCAGATGACTACCTTGTCAAACCCTTTGAACTGCGGGAATTACTGGCGCGGGTACGGGCACTCCTGCGGCGGCGACAGAGCACCCCCAGCACCGTCCTCTGCTGGCAAGATTTACGCCTTGACCTAGAGAATCGCCTAGCCTACCGCGGTCAACAGTGGATTAGCCTGTCCGAGAAAGAAACCACCCTATTGGCGCTGTTCCTTAAACATCCCACCGAACTCCTCAGCCATGAGTTTATTGCCCGCCAGCTCTGGCCAGAACAAAAGGAGGTCAACCGCAACTTATTGGCGGCACAAATTCGCCTCCTCCGGCGTAAAATTGAGCACGCGGGTGAAGCCTCCCTCATCCAAACCATTTATGGCCAAGGCTACCGCCTGCGTCCTGTTACGAGTCCCTCACCCGAGTGA
- a CDS encoding DNA methyltransferase, giving the protein MSTTTHSTEASASSSHSDPNQIREPDRAIHQWYRFVLSFPPHLVQDYINKFGLNRNHCLLDPFCGTGTTVVEAKKQGIPSVGIEANPMAWFASTVKIDWTPDPAALLEVAAQISRAASRALETDGLPLRTLSEEQQRLMLRNSISPLPLHKTLILLEHLRATAPPDPVGHLQLALAKALVTAISNLRFGPEVSVGKPKRNAPVLEAWQQEVETIAADLAQCQHLQAVPSVVHHADARQLLRVLAPNSIDAVITSPPYPNEKDYTRTTRLESVLLGFIQSKQELRRLKDGLIRSNTRNVFKADGDDRWVAKHSEIQRIAQTIEERRMALGKTSGFERLYARAVKLYFGGMAKHLADLRWVLRPGAQLAYVVGDQKSYLQVMVRTGELLADLAQGLGYELVGIDLFRTRLATATKEQIREEVVRLRWPGQFPSTPYPFSDEPL; this is encoded by the coding sequence GTGAGCACTACGACCCATTCTACTGAGGCATCGGCATCATCGAGCCACTCTGACCCCAATCAGATTCGGGAACCGGATCGTGCCATTCATCAGTGGTATCGCTTTGTCCTGTCTTTTCCGCCCCACCTTGTCCAAGACTACATCAATAAATTTGGCTTAAATCGTAACCACTGCCTCCTCGACCCCTTTTGCGGTACGGGCACCACCGTTGTTGAAGCGAAAAAACAGGGTATTCCCAGCGTGGGGATTGAGGCCAATCCGATGGCATGGTTCGCCAGCACCGTGAAAATTGACTGGACCCCCGATCCGGCAGCCCTTCTTGAGGTAGCCGCTCAAATTAGTAGGGCCGCCAGCCGTGCTCTTGAAACCGACGGCCTGCCCCTGCGCACTCTGTCCGAAGAGCAACAGCGCCTGATGTTGCGCAATTCCATTAGTCCCCTACCGCTGCACAAAACCCTAATTCTGTTGGAGCACCTGCGGGCAACGGCTCCGCCAGACCCTGTGGGGCATCTCCAGTTGGCCTTAGCGAAAGCCCTTGTCACCGCAATTAGTAACCTGCGTTTTGGGCCAGAAGTTAGTGTCGGCAAGCCAAAGAGGAATGCCCCCGTGCTTGAGGCATGGCAGCAGGAGGTGGAAACCATCGCAGCGGATCTCGCCCAATGCCAGCACCTTCAGGCGGTGCCCAGCGTCGTACACCACGCCGATGCGCGGCAACTGCTGCGGGTGTTAGCGCCCAATTCCATTGATGCGGTGATTACGTCCCCCCCTTACCCGAACGAAAAGGACTATACGCGCACAACTCGCCTAGAGTCGGTGCTGCTGGGGTTTATCCAAAGTAAGCAGGAGTTACGACGGCTCAAAGACGGCCTGATCCGCTCCAATACTCGCAATGTCTTTAAGGCCGACGGGGATGATCGGTGGGTGGCCAAACACAGCGAGATTCAGCGCATTGCCCAAACCATTGAGGAACGGCGCATGGCCCTAGGGAAGACGAGTGGCTTTGAGCGCCTTTACGCCAGAGCGGTGAAGCTATATTTCGGCGGGATGGCCAAGCATTTGGCAGATTTGCGGTGGGTGCTGCGTCCGGGGGCGCAACTGGCCTATGTTGTCGGGGATCAAAAGTCCTATTTGCAAGTTATGGTTCGCACGGGTGAGCTATTGGCGGATTTGGCGCAGGGCCTCGGCTATGAACTGGTGGGCATTGATCTGTTCCGCACTCGGCTGGCAACGGCCACAAAAGAGCAGATACGGGAGGAGGTTGTGCGACTGCGCTGGCCGGGGCAGTTCCCCTCCACCCCCTACCCCTTTAGCGATGAGCCGCTCTGA
- a CDS encoding transposase, producing MPQVLTVSCKLTVTPQQVEKLDAVLSAFAKCCEFVNTKTPEKLTNQIALQSLIYKEARAHSGLSSQLTIHAIRRVCANRKTAKQKGKPVKGFAPTSVDYDSRIFSFRESDGTVSLTLLKGRERFKLHIGHYQKHRLQGQHPKSAVLVKRKDGSFYLQIQLESEPPPIPATDKVLGVDLGLTDIAVTSAGGTFSGKQITQTRDKHSRVRASLQRKASKGTRSTRRRGRQVWQRLSGREQRFQTWVNHTISYRLLQQAKESNQAIALEDLTGIRERLNQLPRSKAERRRMNSWAFYQLRQFLIYKGVKFGVDVRLVDPRYTSKTCHCCKVIGDRQGKLFECLNLSCGWIGDADVNGAKNIATLGAIVNRPRGSEAMSCSLEDVVLRAAESPLRTPKPPHAGARGQGRSRVVYSLLNITGGADRNHCR from the coding sequence ATGCCTCAAGTCCTCACGGTTTCCTGTAAATTGACGGTCACGCCGCAGCAGGTTGAAAAACTTGATGCGGTGCTTTCCGCTTTTGCAAAGTGCTGTGAGTTCGTGAATACAAAGACTCCCGAAAAGCTGACCAACCAGATTGCCCTGCAGTCCTTGATTTACAAGGAAGCTAGGGCGCATTCTGGGTTGTCTTCCCAGCTGACCATCCATGCCATCCGGCGTGTCTGTGCCAATCGTAAGACAGCGAAACAGAAGGGTAAGCCTGTGAAAGGGTTTGCCCCCACCTCTGTTGACTATGACAGCCGCATCTTCTCTTTTAGGGAGTCCGATGGGACGGTCAGCCTCACGCTGTTGAAGGGCAGAGAGAGGTTCAAGCTGCACATCGGTCATTACCAGAAGCATCGGCTGCAAGGGCAACACCCTAAATCAGCCGTGCTGGTCAAGCGCAAGGATGGCAGTTTCTACCTGCAAATCCAGTTGGAATCTGAACCACCCCCTATTCCAGCCACAGACAAGGTGTTGGGAGTGGACTTGGGGCTTACAGATATTGCTGTGACATCGGCAGGAGGAACATTTAGCGGAAAGCAGATCACACAGACTAGAGATAAACACAGCCGTGTTCGAGCTTCGTTACAACGTAAAGCGTCCAAAGGCACAAGGTCTACTCGCAGAAGAGGGAGACAGGTCTGGCAACGGTTGAGTGGACGTGAACAAAGATTCCAGACGTGGGTAAACCACACCATCAGCTATCGACTGCTCCAGCAGGCAAAGGAATCGAACCAAGCGATCGCCCTAGAGGACTTGACGGGCATTCGGGAGCGTCTGAACCAACTGCCCCGCTCCAAGGCAGAACGGAGGCGGATGAACAGTTGGGCGTTCTACCAGCTCCGCCAATTCCTGATTTACAAAGGTGTGAAGTTTGGCGTGGATGTCCGTTTGGTTGATCCGCGTTATACCTCAAAGACGTGCCATTGCTGCAAGGTGATTGGCGATCGCCAAGGCAAACTATTTGAGTGCTTGAACCTATCCTGTGGTTGGATTGGCGATGCGGATGTGAATGGAGCGAAAAATATCGCTACATTGGGGGCGATTGTAAACCGCCCTAGAGGTTCCGAGGCAATGTCCTGCTCTTTGGAAGATGTTGTCTTGAGGGCTGCTGAAAGCCCGCTCCGTACCCCCAAACCCCCGCACGCGGGGGCAAGGGGGCAAGGTCGGAGTCGGGTAGTTTACTCACTGTTGAACATCACAGGGGGTGCCGATCGCAACCACTGTCGGTAG
- a CDS encoding ABC transporter ATP-binding protein: MASLRSILAYYRPYRAIALFSITAASLCELVDLLVPYAIGQILNLLSQQPLDAPVVAIAGMVTQLTGISDTFQVNLAVLGAIVFLATVIRAPIQPWLGVWFHWWIALAARRDHSRKAVEKILTLPLEFFEENNPGRIANRVNKGISNHTWSYPEVAGQLIPKLVRVLGIGVILWWLDWPIALGLIGSFSVILVLTLRSLRRIIQKEEILDSHIENTESRTSEIITNIKTVKAFASEARELQRQQQRLEREFKMVIDRIHRGYMRLITWQGTLVQCCLFGLLGFSLAATIAGRVSIGHFITIYTLASMAYAEITPLSQVAEVFARRYASVLRFHEFMELPAGRDSIDLSQTTIPELHFSGKVDFRHVWFSYVPGRPILRDINLIIPPCQTVALVGRSGSGKSTLIKLLFRYFQPEQGQILIDGQDIQTLDVRAYRKRLAIVHQEVDVFNGTLWDNLTYANPEADPDAVYQACAIARVDEFATQLPNGYRTIVGERGLRLSGGQRQRLGIARALLADPDVLVFDEATSSLDYESERDIQLALRAITGTRTMIVIAHRLSTVRDADNIVVLKEGTIWEQGNHEELLAQGGLYAHLYAIQRDRGHRA, from the coding sequence ATGGCCTCCTTGCGCTCCATTTTGGCCTACTACCGTCCCTACCGGGCGATCGCCCTATTTAGCATTACGGCGGCCAGTCTTTGCGAGCTGGTTGATCTGCTGGTTCCCTACGCCATTGGCCAAATTCTCAACCTGCTGTCCCAGCAACCGTTAGATGCCCCAGTCGTGGCGATCGCTGGCATGGTGACGCAGCTTACCGGCATCAGTGATACCTTTCAGGTCAACTTGGCCGTGTTGGGGGCCATTGTGTTTTTAGCCACGGTCATTCGCGCCCCCATTCAGCCTTGGTTGGGGGTATGGTTTCACTGGTGGATTGCCCTTGCCGCCCGCCGCGATCACAGCCGCAAAGCGGTCGAAAAAATTCTCACCCTGCCCTTAGAGTTCTTCGAGGAAAATAATCCGGGACGCATTGCCAACCGCGTCAACAAGGGTATTTCCAACCATACCTGGAGCTACCCCGAAGTGGCGGGTCAACTGATTCCCAAGCTCGTGCGCGTATTGGGCATTGGGGTCATTTTATGGTGGCTAGACTGGCCCATTGCCCTAGGGCTGATTGGCTCCTTTAGTGTGATTTTGGTGCTGACGTTGCGCTCCCTCCGTCGCATCATCCAAAAAGAAGAAATTCTGGATAGCCACATTGAAAACACCGAAAGCCGTACCTCCGAGATTATTACCAATATCAAAACCGTCAAGGCGTTTGCCAGTGAAGCGCGGGAGCTACAGCGACAGCAACAGCGGCTAGAGCGCGAGTTCAAGATGGTGATTGACCGCATCCATCGTGGCTATATGCGCCTCATTACTTGGCAGGGCACGCTGGTGCAGTGCTGTCTGTTTGGCTTGTTGGGCTTTTCGCTGGCAGCAACGATTGCAGGGCGGGTTTCCATCGGGCACTTTATTACGATCTACACCTTGGCCAGTATGGCCTACGCTGAAATTACTCCCCTGTCTCAGGTGGCGGAGGTGTTTGCGCGGCGCTATGCGTCGGTGTTACGCTTCCATGAATTTATGGAGTTGCCCGCAGGGCGAGACAGCATTGACCTGAGCCAAACCACAATTCCAGAGTTGCACTTTTCCGGCAAGGTGGACTTCCGGCACGTCTGGTTTAGCTATGTGCCTGGGCGGCCAATTTTGCGGGATATTAATTTGATCATTCCTCCTTGCCAGACGGTGGCCTTGGTGGGGCGATCGGGGTCTGGGAAGTCAACGCTTATCAAACTCCTCTTTCGCTATTTCCAACCGGAGCAAGGCCAAATTCTCATCGATGGCCAAGACATCCAGACGCTAGATGTACGCGCCTATCGTAAGCGCTTGGCAATTGTCCACCAAGAGGTGGATGTGTTTAACGGCACCCTGTGGGATAACCTCACCTACGCCAACCCCGAGGCGGACCCTGATGCGGTATATCAGGCCTGTGCCATTGCGCGGGTGGATGAGTTTGCAACCCAACTGCCCAACGGCTATCGCACGATTGTTGGGGAACGGGGACTGCGCCTCTCGGGCGGACAACGGCAGCGGCTAGGGATTGCCCGGGCGCTGTTGGCGGATCCCGATGTACTGGTGTTTGACGAAGCTACTTCAAGCCTCGATTACGAATCAGAACGCGATATTCAACTGGCTCTACGGGCTATCACCGGAACACGCACCATGATTGTGATTGCCCACCGCCTGAGTACGGTGCGGGATGCGGACAACATTGTGGTGCTGAAGGAGGGAACCATTTGGGAGCAGGGGAACCACGAGGAACTCCTTGCGCAAGGGGGGCTGTATGCCCATCTCTACGCTATCCAGCGCGATCGCGGTCACAGAGCATAA